The genomic segment CCCCTGTTTACTGCCTTTCCCTGGTCTGCATTTTTTATTTGCGTGTTCGCCTCACCATCTTTGTTCttgtttcctctctcctccctcttcagaGTTGAATCTTTCATCTAACCCTCAACATCTTCCTACTTCTGCAGGTCTCTCATTTTCAACTCTCTATTTATTGAACGATTTTCATTCTTTTGGGTCTGGAGTCCATAAGTCTCAAATTTTTTActtggctctcctgctctgctgtgGACCATCTACTCCCATTCCCAGTGCAGGCCCCAGTCTTTCTTACCCAAGTAGAGGTGGATGTTCTGGCCTCCTAGGCTGCTATGTCTCACCCGGCAATACAGGCCAGATGTCTCAGTGGCTTCCACATCCAAGAAAACCTGAAGGTACCATGTCCCATCAGCATTGGGCAAGATACCACTTTGTTGAGTGTCCTGTTGTACCTGTTCACCTCGCATCCACTTTACCCAAATTGGCTTTGGATGGAAGCCAGAGACATGGCAAACCAGCATCTGACGGCCAGGACCAGGATTGGAGCCAGtggacagccaggcctctggTTTTACTGCAGAGAACAGGAGAGATACTGAGATCAGGACTCTAACACAGACTTGGAGGTTCATATCTTCACATCAGCTTAGACAAGACACATCTATCCCACGCTGGGAATTCATCACACATTATCCTTCTCCCTCTTGACTACTTATCTTTAAtttagagggaaggtgggaaggtgtaattttagaaaattcttgGAGGAAGGATATGGGACTGACCTTGTCTCTGGAGATCTGCCTTCCCTGCATCAAGGATACTCAAGAGGAAACGTGGGCAGGTGTCACTGAGCATCCTCTGTATTATTTTGTTGGCAACATGATACTGATTGAATCGTCTTCTCATAGGCTGAGCTCTAATTTCATCCTGTACAGATGGCCACCATGAACTGTTCTGGAAGTGCAGGAGCTCTGATCCTTGATAAGCGAATCGATAGAAGGCTACTATGGCTCCCCCAGGGTGCAGCTCACAGCCTGCTGTTAACTGTACCTCAAAGGGATCTAGGAAGAAGGGTTGTAAATTCGAAGAAAGGGAGTAAAGATGAAATTactggaagcaaaaaaaaaattaaaaaaaaggaaataaaagaagttTGTGGGATTTGAGGTAATGTAACAACTTTTGGTTTGATCAGAGTTCAGAAAAAGTGTAATTGGTGGTAGTTGAAGGTAGAGGAAAAAgtgaatgctttctttttttttggaaatagAAGTGAGCAAATTATTGAAAGAAGGGGACATAAATACTGAGAGCAAGAGAATAAGGAAGCACGTATTTTGAGTTGTGAATAACCCAGGGTGAATGAAATGCAGTAGGATACAATAAATGTACAGACAGAGAGTGCTGAAGAGATTGAATGTGGGGGAAAATTGGAATAAGGACCTCACTGAgacacacacccctcacccagCACATTGCACCTCTCCATTTTGGGAATTGAACTTACATTTAAGCTGCCATTGACTGGCACGTCTCTGAAGTTCGATCTGCAATTCAATGGAGAGTGCACGGTTGAACTCTTCCAGttcttttatctcttccttcctcaagTTGCCCTTGGACCATGGACGCAGGAAAATAATTCTGCCAGAGTTGGTGTCCCAGCGATGAGTCTGCAAGTCACCCAGCCAACCAGAGTACCCACTTTTCACCCAGGAATGGTTGTAGAAAGATGAGCTGTAGATAATTTTGAAGGAGATCTCCTCCTGGAAGGCTGTGGCAAAAGAACAAACAGAATGAGGAGAAGAAAAGGCAtcgggaaggagagagaatgaagaaaggTGCCAGGAAGGAAACACTCAGAATCAGGAGATAAGGGAGGCCATGGCTACCTCAGCAGACATtctgctgcccaggccccaggctttACAAACAACCTTCAGAAGGGCACAAGGTCCCAGAGTACGGGATACTCAGAACTACGCTGACATTCTCCTCTCCAGGTATGTTCCGAGGTCACCACACcacacaggaacacacacacacacacacacacacacacacacacacacacacacacaccctttagcACCCAACAGGGCAGTTGCCATAGTTCTTACCATCTTCTTTGTCACCAGCCGTGAGAAGAACAGCTAACAATGGAATTTGCAGAAACAGCATTTCAGTTACAGGTgttatttcttcctcaggaaAGTCTGTCTTTAGcttctgttttaaataaatctaCTCCACAATACCTCTATTCTGACTTCCTTTTCTACCaacaaaccaccaccaccaaaaaagaaaaagtgctcCTTCCCTAAACTCTAGGCACTGATTCAGCCTCTCATTTCCCCTCTACTGATGTTCAACTTCTCCCCTTGCTACCAGCCTTCATTGTGTTCATCTTTCTCTAATTCAGCCTCTATGGACTAAGTCCTATTTGGCATTGAAAAGTCATTTTACCTCTGGAGACATTTTCTTCTCATTCAGACAATGAAAGCATAAAACCAAATGGTTTTCCAATTCCCACCTGATGTTCTGTTGTCCCTTCTCTTCCCTGTCACTCTGTCATTTTCTTGCCAAATTTAAATACTCTTCAAATACTCTCTTCTGTCTAAGCCCCACCCCATTATATCATATCTCTGACATCTCATTGGCTGCTTTTTTTGATTTTCAGGATCTCCTATGGTTGCCCTGTGTAATAGTATAAACTAGTACTCCATTATCCTTAGGGAAGAACCAGTAGCCATCACAGCGACCACAGGAACCTGGAAACATAAAGAAACATCTCCTCTGACTTGCACTGATATATATTCATTTACCCAAGAGTCAGTCAGCACCTGCCTGGATACAAGCATCTTGCAACACTTATGAGTATGTAGTGGTCTACAAGGCAATCACTTTATTCAAGAAGCTTTCATTCTACTTAAGAAGGAAGCACATAAACTAAGGACTATAAACCTTGGTGTgctgggttttattatataagatatagaCTAGACAAAAACAAGCCTTCTTGAAACAAAGTCCCAACCCCTAACTGATGTTGCCCACGCAGAATCTTGTTCTCAGTGATTTGCTCAGGGCGTTAGGTCTGTATACCTCTGTTGTACTGGGTCCCCAACTCTAGCAGAATGCCTCCTGGCTAGGTGCTCAGTGAATAAGCTTGAATGATTGAATAATTGGGTTCATGCatccaattatttttttcattagacaGATTTTTATCATTGTTTAAGGTATCAGAAATCTTTGCTTGTATTTCTACTTGGTGAAATGAGAATCTTACACAGTTTTATGTAGGATTAAAatatatgctaatatgcatgaaGTTTACACAGAGGATTATGCTGTAAATCTattagttataattttttaaaaacagtgataATTTGTGGGAAATTAAATTAATAGAATATTCTGGAGTTCTTTATCCAAGATTTACTTCTTACTGGCCCTGCTTGGATGTTCCAGCTTATTTCATCATACACTGGTCTTTGCTGGCCATGCTGATCCTGTTCTTTCATGCTTATCCTGTTTAAAAGGctcttaaaatgttttcctttgtgCTCTggctattttgttatttatttgtatacaAGTAAGTTATCTAAGACTAATTCTTAGAATATTTTGGGAAAAAGTTAAGATTATCTTAacctaaaattaaaaagccaaacGGGAGGCAGTAAGGGtttatttgtctttcaatttggGAAGCACAGATTCAAGCAGAAACCACATAGTGTCCTGATTTCAGGGTGAGAGGAAGGGAATTTTAGGAGAAAAGAATGGGATAATTTCATGAATACAAAAAAAGAAGATTTCTATTGGTGCTAACAAGCTGATAAACTAAATTACTCTATGGCTATGGTAGGggttcagaacaggcctccccagAATGTGCCACTGTAGCATTCGTATTATTTTGAGCCTTCGCATTGGAATTATGTTGAGCCAAAGACAACTAAGAGCCTGCAGGTTTATAAGACTCTTTTACTTGtttcttaaagaatttaaatgaggGGACTTGCCCATAATAAGCTTTCagcagaaacatatttttaac from the Myotis daubentonii chromosome 7, mMyoDau2.1, whole genome shotgun sequence genome contains:
- the LOC132237907 gene encoding T-cell surface glycoprotein CD1a-like; the protein is MLFLQIPLLAVLLTAGDKEDAFQEEISFKIIYSSSFYNHSWVKSGYSGWLGDLQTHRWDTNSGRIIFLRPWSKGNLRKEEIKELEEFNRALSIELQIELQRRASQWQLKYPFEVQLTAGCELHPGGAIVAFYRFAYQGSELLHFQNSSWWPSVQDEIRAQPMRRRFNQYHVANKIIQRMLSDTCPRFLLSILDAGKADLQRQVKPEAWLSTGSNPGPGRQMLVCHVSGFHPKPIWVKWMRGEQVQQDTQQSGILPNADGTWYLQVFLDVEATETSGLYCRVRHSSLGGQNIHLYLEHHQGSVGWIILAVMVPLVLLTALAFWLRKRWSHCERPANLLPLE